Proteins encoded by one window of Rouxiella chamberiensis:
- a CDS encoding SDR family NAD(P)-dependent oxidoreductase — MTQRVALITGASRGIGRQVAHHFAQQGYSLILLARDANKLDAVAKSLSLHASQRVQTLAVDLCDAAAVAQQVSALLCALPQLDVLVNAAGIFRPGSSRATLSDFSAMLDINVTAIHHLCQLCIPALSRAAPGRIFNLSSVSGLQPFGGIAGYAASKHALVGYSLSLSRELASQNVRVTVLCPDVVDTDMSQGSGLSPQEMIETADICRAIEFVMSLSPAAMVEQLTIGRVRK; from the coding sequence GTGACTCAACGAGTAGCGCTGATAACAGGGGCGAGCCGAGGAATTGGGCGACAGGTAGCGCATCATTTCGCACAGCAAGGTTATAGCTTGATTCTGCTGGCGCGGGATGCCAATAAGCTGGATGCCGTTGCAAAATCGCTGTCGTTGCACGCGTCTCAAAGGGTGCAGACACTGGCGGTCGATCTCTGCGATGCCGCGGCGGTCGCGCAGCAGGTGAGCGCGCTGCTTTGCGCATTGCCTCAGTTGGACGTGCTGGTCAATGCCGCCGGTATTTTTCGCCCGGGTTCAAGCCGCGCGACGCTGAGTGATTTTTCCGCGATGCTGGACATTAACGTCACCGCGATTCATCACCTGTGTCAACTGTGTATTCCCGCACTTTCCCGCGCGGCACCGGGGCGTATTTTCAACCTGTCTTCCGTCAGCGGCCTGCAACCTTTTGGCGGCATTGCCGGATACGCGGCCAGCAAACATGCGCTGGTCGGCTACAGTCTGTCGTTAAGTCGTGAACTGGCGTCGCAAAATGTTCGCGTCACGGTGCTGTGCCCGGATGTGGTCGATACGGACATGTCGCAGGGTTCGGGTTTGAGCCCTCAGGAGATGATTGAAACCGCAGATATTTGTCGGGCAATTGAATTTGTTATGTCTTTATCACCGGCAGCAATGGTTGAACAACTGACCATTGGACGAGTAAGAAAATAA
- a CDS encoding energy-coupling factor ABC transporter ATP-binding protein, which produces MLELKQVSHAFGDRQVLRDISLQLSEKRIGVVGSNGCGKSTFARLLNGLLIPDSGDVIVDGLNTRDEGKAVRRKVGFVFQNPDNQIVFPIVEEDLAFGMKNLRLPKEVIQQRIDDTLARYDMESFREHPSHLLSGGQKQLMAISGVLVMQPDYIVFDEPTTLLDLRNKKRIAQAIDEMEQKIIVVSHDLDFLQGFDRVLVFEGGKIVVDDVPSVALAAYVRMMS; this is translated from the coding sequence ATGCTGGAATTAAAACAGGTGTCGCACGCCTTTGGCGACCGTCAGGTGCTCAGGGATATCAGCCTGCAACTTTCTGAAAAACGCATCGGCGTGGTGGGCAGCAACGGCTGTGGCAAGAGCACGTTCGCGCGCCTGCTCAACGGTTTGCTAATCCCCGACAGTGGCGATGTTATTGTCGACGGCCTGAATACCCGTGATGAAGGCAAAGCCGTGCGCCGCAAGGTCGGTTTCGTTTTTCAGAATCCCGACAATCAAATCGTTTTCCCTATCGTGGAAGAAGATCTCGCCTTCGGCATGAAAAACCTGCGCCTGCCGAAAGAGGTGATTCAACAGCGTATCGATGACACTTTGGCGCGCTACGATATGGAATCCTTTCGAGAACATCCGTCGCATTTGCTGAGCGGCGGACAAAAACAGTTGATGGCGATTTCGGGCGTGTTGGTCATGCAACCTGATTACATCGTGTTTGACGAGCCGACGACCCTTCTGGATCTGCGTAATAAAAAACGCATTGCCCAGGCCATAGACGAGATGGAACAGAAAATCATTGTGGTGTCCCATGATCTCGATTTTTTGCAGGGATTTGATCGGGTGCTGGTATTTGAAGGCGGAAAAATTGTGGTCGACGATGTGCCCTCCGTGGCGCTTGCGGCTTATGTACGGATGATGTCATGA
- a CDS encoding biotin--[acetyl-CoA-carboxylase] ligase, with amino-acid sequence MEISFYKEVDSTNSEAKRQVDGGKAPGFAIASGRQTAGRGRFDRVWQTPDGNLALTFAITAPLSRPDLATLALMTGLALHDVIQPLLSARATAKIKWPNDLLINGHKVSGTLIELVGKVLYVGIGVNLVSRPENVPYETFSLADEVDISLEALAQAITGSLEPLPCAMAGIRFRAALRKL; translated from the coding sequence ATGGAAATCAGTTTCTACAAAGAAGTCGACAGCACCAACAGCGAAGCGAAAAGACAGGTCGACGGCGGCAAGGCACCCGGCTTTGCCATTGCTTCGGGCAGACAAACGGCAGGTCGCGGGCGCTTTGACCGCGTGTGGCAAACCCCTGACGGCAACCTCGCGTTGACCTTCGCCATCACCGCCCCGCTTTCTCGCCCTGATCTGGCGACGCTTGCGTTAATGACCGGTCTTGCCCTGCATGACGTGATTCAACCCCTGCTTTCAGCACGGGCCACGGCAAAAATAAAATGGCCCAACGATCTGCTAATTAATGGTCACAAAGTTTCTGGCACTTTGATCGAACTGGTCGGCAAAGTTCTTTACGTCGGCATTGGTGTTAATCTGGTCAGCCGCCCTGAAAATGTGCCTTACGAGACGTTTTCGCTGGCCGATGAGGTTGATATTTCGCTGGAAGCGCTGGCGCAGGCCATTACCGGTTCGCTGGAGCCACTACCTTGCGCAATGGCTGGAATCCGGTTTCGCGCCGCTTTGCGAAAATTATAA
- a CDS encoding energy-coupling factor transporter transmembrane component T family protein, protein MTLSDYIPGRSWIHRTPPGLKLILLAVLGTLLFVYPDWRIAGVSLAVIVLLYPLAGIKLKVMLAQIKPMLVILLVLFVVQWLIVNAQSGLLVVLRLSALLLMASLITLTTRSSDMIEALEKRLTWLYFVGINPAKISLALSLALRFIPVLAAITQEVREAQKARGLNHSVIAVAIPVIIRTLKMADSIAAALEARAYDPQSPYRRKHSAKKEN, encoded by the coding sequence ATGACCCTCAGCGACTATATTCCCGGCCGCTCGTGGATTCACCGCACGCCGCCCGGATTAAAGCTTATCTTATTAGCGGTATTGGGTACCCTGCTGTTTGTGTATCCTGACTGGCGCATTGCAGGAGTTAGTCTTGCCGTTATCGTGCTGCTTTATCCACTGGCCGGAATCAAGCTGAAAGTGATGCTGGCACAAATAAAACCGATGCTGGTCATCCTGCTGGTGCTCTTTGTTGTGCAGTGGTTAATCGTCAATGCGCAATCGGGGTTACTGGTTGTCTTAAGGCTTAGTGCGTTATTACTGATGGCTTCGTTGATTACACTGACGACGCGCAGTTCAGATATGATAGAGGCGCTGGAAAAAAGGCTGACCTGGTTATATTTCGTCGGTATCAATCCGGCAAAAATAAGTCTGGCGCTGTCTCTGGCGCTGCGATTTATTCCGGTGCTGGCCGCCATCACTCAGGAAGTGCGTGAAGCGCAGAAAGCGCGCGGCCTGAATCACAGTGTCATTGCCGTGGCAATTCCGGTAATTATTCGCACGTTGAAAATGGCCGACAGCATTGCCGCCGCGCTCGAAGCGCGTGCCTACGACCCGCAGTCACCCTATCGCCGTAAACACTCCGCCAAAAAAGAGAATTAA